In Camelus ferus isolate YT-003-E chromosome 10, BCGSAC_Cfer_1.0, whole genome shotgun sequence, the following proteins share a genomic window:
- the CEP295 gene encoding centrosomal protein of 295 kDa isoform X9, whose translation MKRKVVNAGKLRLSPNEEASILKEDYERRRKLRLLQVREQERGIALQIREDIKQRRNQQFTRLAEALRTEWEESQTQKIKNLEKLYLASLRNVGEGHQQAKENEPNLNALAHRAAERKKKAEVRHKEALKVQKNQKEMLMKQKTWHIKARKEALLVEKERSAKITSLPPPPPTLFENIDVKKTSKVKTSSSTYHHLYTFVNREVDTEQPDPHLAAEEEAKRLEGLQKQAAQEKVERCEKAHARGFQAMKKIRLAQNQEKLMKELHQLQQEDLARRRQTVARMPPQLVELPYKRSEMKEDWQRELEFAFEDMYNADRKVKGNLILHLEPEPLPTVTDQIQDEELDLSMEQESLGETENIPVTEAKAIYSGEADIPLAVKTHQIPSKLLFKKLLNKIRSQKSLWTIQSVSEEESEMITTVSETESKAVTFESGATVSEDRTLSSEQEKVVESDTLTVDSGPLTSEDKPLSYIADSEKKQEMNETQPITAVAQSSVLLHPHEEAARIRMAARQKQIMEIEEQKQKQLELLEQIEQQKLRLETDCFRAQLEEEKRKKTLQTGVGTAPASGTVISDEDSHRQMIRNYQQQLLQQNRLHRQSVETARKRLLEYQTMLKEKYPSMSATPLVSDSVASVPPQESEQPAVISEHQDQGQRPKLSPDKHQPVQPMQISNSEQDSRVPRQKCFPQRQVETTGTLITSDVLAKQALEPQEQLKQLSQSETQQRDYTLVPKDSHTLSRALSHEKPLTLQEARERAETSRATAFPTSDSQQVSEDSGSVSSKLIEPSSFLPLVPERSFSCLPTKVESGDIQEPFSAMSKSIASVNHYVVGQMQEKFLPSSETITAQQDNLKALQEQLDLQKEVLRSRQAAQEQLLLCKQKELEGQTGLSVFLPLVPLDSFASLPFAKAESGRNQESSPTKNETAGSSGHPGVLQVPDRLLSFSQPILSQQDNFKFLQEQLSIQRDSLQARREAQEVLCVHKQGELDGRVWAQQSESPSLPSQVAQRTFTSMPSAGTQSQKIQKQYSPKSEKGLLSSQSEIPKSHDGSSSFLQQFLPLHDSLKLLQEQLTTQRDALQARYGAQAELLLRRQRNLGASKSVQMSSSFPPTVAHRSVASQASKTGPGRIQNFYFSEESVTPSSYLVMPTFQDASLRFPQCSLPQQQNLTPLQGQSHIQRVTLGAKPETQEIVHKQNELEKKTSSEQTATSLSLSQGAESERFQEFKSLKSDSPVPLSHSKIPRFQERLLGLSQHVQTLRDDLEGHQRRLDPEEEALHLNQETQGNVSSEQAGLSFIPQLGQLSLTSLPSAESLTTQEPLSVESDGGHFQIPQLQDRLLKITQLIHPQQDNLRALQEQLATQREAIIQSRQEARGESLLREQSEWKGRASPEQAGTLSFLVQHPFSPLPLRESGRIREPCSTKSDNVVSGHSEVPRSPGRLAGLPEPVSPKQDYPITFSQEHLYSQTNSLPSIENTQKEMVLPRQYKFEDKSSEHFIQPHHGDLKARQQQSDTQNEVQEELLLQRVSELEKGVSSEQTSTPSSLSQTALPVADSERTRKASPIRSGSTVPSSHPGIPGSQDRLLSFSQAVLSQQDHVSAQLGAQREVLRFTEKAQEELPLNRQTKPIESESSEHAVPSLFLPMEREHSFIPLPFAEVKSKDINELYSGKNERAAPSSVSVSPRLQDRFLSFSQPVLAQQDNLGLQKQLDLQREVLHYSQKAQKELLVQRQAALQQQIQKHQETLKDFFKNSQTSKPTVENNFETQKLKEWLPHLQDLAKDDQENISPADRSSWDENQLLSEDSKAKQSGEHLDKEVGRRPSKPPVAKVKCGLDLTPHELSAIQEVESPASGRTSMLGKSEFYQDRDPLRVSISREQSFLGSPLDRDPRGHLHPVAQENIRDADSAEAVKVEEAVAENHAVLSHAVEKEEHPYLGPSVKPDEKAETQEVYREPLSSITVSTGSILSYENTDLSLTDRESFSEHMDHREQESPAGKEEETNVFSSLAPSTQVTYQRQDSRDVHKPLLPAVETFTSGQTHIQQMIDKYINEANLMAEKADLRVDFDFPELEHSFPNLHRQLFKPLEPHPDFDLSSFSGIFQDSKDFYQRSDSSCESLHTALSPRSTASFTALRRTSLHSSLSTSLNQQPGPNVAHAAAQSFAAEDTEGSEQSFQELLPEFSSQEGSQHADLPSIFSIEARDSFQGMESQNYSEQNEESQNKQKSVHFQLSVGNLQSSVFNSSGEAHVFHQLNLQHSTPCGSASSECSIKDQLEGRKDRLGFEELSERGVDTVLQGQGFTEDDKNKTCGVVNINPQVEEIDSQLCATTVEIGTSIQTPYSLTVPNERCLENSTKAEAPRITGNLSQLAQSELFVSSGSFSLQSSIPVWETESGHGIMEEPDLTLISTSDISIAETDFANLTLGERENEAKSCFQKQKIQIIQLYQNILWRSQLCLQLHQRPYKKHL comes from the exons GTTCGAGAACAAGAAAGGGGTATTGCTTTACAGATAAGAGAAgatataaaacagagaagaaaccAGCAATTCACTCGTTTGGCAGAGGCGCTAAGGACAGAATGGGAGGAATcacaaactcagaaaataaagaacttgGAAAAACTATATTTGGCAAGTTTAAGAAATGTGGGAGAGGGACACCAACAAGCCAAAGAAAAT GAACCTAATTTGAATGCTCTGGCACACCGtgcagcagaaaggaaaaaaaaagcggAAGTGAGACATAAAGAGGCCCTGAAAgtacagaaaaatcaaaaagaaatgttaatgaaGCAAAAAACCTG gcATATAAAAGCTCGAAAAGAAGCACTGCTTGTGGAAAAAGAGAGATCTGCCAAAATTACAAgtctgccacctcctcctccaactcTTTTTGAG AACATTGACGTAAAGAAAACTTCTAAGGTGAAAACCAGTAGTTCTACATACCATCATCTTTATACTTTTGTAAATAGAGAGGTGGACACAGAGCAG CCAGATCCTCATTTGGCTGCTGAAGAAGAAGCTAAAAGATTGGAAGGACTACAGAAACAAGCAGCACAGGAGAAGGTGGAGCGGTGTGAGAAGGCACATGCGCGGGGCTTCCAAGCAATGAAAAAGATCCGTTTGGCTCAA AATCAAGAGAAGCTAATGAAAGAACTCCATCAGCTACAGCAAGAGGACCTAGCACGCAGGAGACAGACTGTAGCACGGATGCCACCACAACTAGTTGAACTTCCATACAAACGcagtgaaatgaaagaagattGGCAGAGAGAGCTGGAATTTGCCTTTGAAGACATGTATAATGCAGACAGGA AGGTGAAAGGAAACCTGATTTTGCACCTTGAACCAGAGCCTTTGCCGACTGTGACTGATCAGATCCAAGATGAAGAACTGGACCTTTCAATGGAACAAGAAAGTTTAGGAGAGACTGAAAACATTCCAGTGACAGAAGCTAAAGCAATATATTCTGGTGAAGCAGACA ttcctttggCAGTGAAGACCCACCAGATTCCttcaaaacttctttttaaaaaattattaaataagattCGAAGCCAAAAATCTCTCTGGACAATTCAATCCGTGTCTGAGGAGGAAAGTGAAATGATTACAACTGTTAGTGAGACTGAAAGTAAAGCAGTGACATTTGAATCAGGAGCAACTGTGAGCGAAGACCGAACATTATCCTCTGAGCAGGAAAAAG TTGTTGAAAGTGACACCCTAACAGTTGACTCTGGACCACTTACTAGTGAAGATAAACCACTTTCATACATTGCAGACTCTGAAAAGAAACAAG AAATGAACGAGACTCAGCCTATCACAGCTGTAGCTCAGAGTTCTGTTCTGCTTCATCCTCACGAAGAAGCAGCCAGAATTAGAATGGCAGCAAGGCAGAAACAg ATAATGGAAATAGAAGAACAGAAGCAAAAGCAGTTGGAATTACTTGAACAAattgaacaacagaaattaagaTTAGAAACTGATTGCTTCAGGGCTCagctggaagaagaaaagagaaaaaaaactctgCAGACTGGG GTTGGCACTGCTCCAGCATCAGGCACTGTAATTTCTGATGAAGATAGTCATAGGCAGATGATTCGTAACTACCAACAACAGCTGTTACAGCAAAACAG GCTTCACAGACAGTCTGTTGAAACAGCCCGGAAACGATTACTGGAATATCAGACTATGTTAAAAGAAAAGTACCCGTCCATGTCGGCTACGCCACTGGTATCTGATTCTGTTGCATCAGTACCACCACAGGAATCTGAACAACCTGCTGTTATATCAGAGCATCAGGATCAAGGTCAGAGACCCAAGTTAAGTCCTGACAAACATCAACCTGTGCAGCCTATGCAGATCTCCAACTCAGAGCAAGATTCTCGGGTTCCAAGACAAAAGTGCTTTCCACAGAGACAGGTAGAAACAACTGGAACATTAATCACTTCAGATGTTTTGGCCAAGCAAGCTTTGGAACCACAAGAGCAGCTAAAGCAACTCTCACAGTCTGAAACACAACAGAGAGACTATACATTGGTCCCTAAAGACTCTCATACACTTTCAAGAGCTTTGTCACATGAGAAGCCACTGACATTACAGGAGGCTAGAGAACGAGCTGAAACATCTAGGGCGACAGCTTTTCCAACTTCAGACTCCCAGCAAGTGTCAGAGGACAGTGGAAGTGTATCTTCTAAGCTAATCGAACCTTCTTCATTCCTACCATTGGTACCTGAGCGTTCTTTTAGTTGTCTGCCTACTAAAGTTGAGTCTGGAGACATCCAGGAACCCTTCTCAGCTATGAGCAAAAGTATAGCTTCTGTAAACCATTATGTAGttggccaaatgcaggaaaagtTTTTGCCATCTTCAGAGACTATCACAGCCCAACAGGATAATTTGAAGGCCCTCCAAGAACAGTTAGACCTACAGAAGGAAGTTCTTCGATCAAGACAGGCAGCTCAGGAGCAGTTGCTTTTGTGCAAACAGAAAGAATTGGAAGGGCAAACTGGCCTCTCTGTATTCCTTCCATTGGTACCTCTGGATTCGTTTGCTTCACTGCCTTTTGCCAAAGCTGAATCAGGGAGAAACCAGGAATCTTCTCCAACCAAGAATGAGACTGCAGGTTCCTCAGGCCATCCAGGGGTGCTACAAGTTCCAGATaggcttttgagtttttcacagCCTATCCTGTCACAGCAAGATAATTTTAAGTTTCTCCAAGAGCAGTTAAGTATTCAGAGGGACAGCCTTCAGGCTAGGCGGGAAGCCCAGGAAGTATTATGTGTACATAAACAGGGTGAATTGGATGGGAGGGTATGGGCTCAGCAGAGTGAGTCCCCTTCTCTCCCATCTCAGGTAGCTCAGCGTACATTTACTTCAATGCCTTCTGCTGGTACTCAATCTCAAAAAATCCAGAAGCAATATTCACCTAAGAGTGAGAAGGGGCTTCTCTCAAGCCAATCTGAAATCCCCAAATCTCATGATGGATCTTCGAGTTTCCTACAGCAGTTCCTGCCTTTGCATGATAGTTTGAAGTTGCTCCAGGAGCAGCTGACGACACAGAGGGATGCTCTTCAGGCGAGGTATGGAGCCCAGGCAGAATTACTTCTACGTAGACAGAGGAATTTGGGAGCCTCGAAGTCTGTGCAGATGAGTTcttcattcccaccaacggtcGCTCACCGTTCAGTTGCTTCACAAGCTTCTAAAACTGGGCCTGGAAGAATTCAgaacttttatttctctgaggaGAGTGTTACTCCCTCAAGTTATTTGGTAATGCCAACATTTCAGGATGCGTCTCTTCGTTTTCCACAGTGCAGCCTTCCACAGCAACAAAATTTAACACCACTCCAAGGTCAGTCACACATTCAGAGGGTAACACTTGGTGCTAAACCAGAAACTCAGGAAATTGTGcacaaacaaaatgaattagaaaaaaaaacctcttctgaACAGACTGCTACCTCTTTATCCCTGTCTCAGGGAGCTGAATCTGAAAGATTCCAGGAATTTAAGTCACTCAAGAGTGACAGTCCAGTTCCATTAAGCCATTCAAAGATCCCAAGATTTCAAGAAAGACTTCTGGGACTTTCACAGCATGTACAAACCCTGCGAGATGACTTGGAGGGACACCAACGAAGGTTAGACCCGGAAGAGGAGGCCCTTCATCTTAACCAGGAAACCCAAGGAAACGTATCTTCTGAACAAGCTGGCCTGTCATTCATACCCCAGTTAGGACAGCTTTCATTGACTTCATTGCCTTCTGCTGAATCTCTTACCACCCAGGAACCTCTTTCAGTAGAGAGTGATGGTGGCCATTTTCAGATCCCACAATTGCAGGATAGGCTTTTGAAGATAACACAACTTATTCATCCTCAACAAGATAATCTGAGGGCACTTCAAGAACAATTGGCTACACAGAGGGAAGCCATCATTCAGTCTAGACAGGAAGCTCGGGGAGAGTCACTTCTGCGTGAACAGAGTGAGTGGAAGGGAAGAGCATCCCCTGAGCAGGCTGGCACCCTTTCCTTCCTCGTGCAGCATCCTTTTAGTCCGCTACCTCTTAGAGAATCTGGGAGAATCCGAGAACCTTGTTCGACTAAGAGTGATAATGTAGTCTCGGGTCACTCTGAGGTACCACGGTCGCCTGGAAGGCTTGCAGGTTTACCCGAGCCCGTTTCACCTAAGCAGGATTATCCGATTACATTTTCACAAGAACACTTGTACTCACAGACAAATTCCCTTCCATCTATTGAGAATACCCAGAAAGAAATGGTTTTGCCCAGACAATATAAATTTGAGGACAAGTCATCTGAACATTTTATCCAGCCTCACCACGGTGATTTGAAAGCACGGCAACAGCAGTCAGATACACAAAACGAAGTCCAAGAAGAACTGCTTTTGCAAAGAGTAAGTGAATTGGAGAAAGGGGTATCCTCTGAGCAGACCAGCACCCCTTCATCCTTATCCCAGACAGCACTGCCTGTTGCTGACTCTGAAAGAACCCGAAAGGCTTCTCCAATCAGAAGTGGCAGTACTGTTCCCTCAAGTCACCCTGGGATTCCAGGGTCTCAGGACAGGCTTTTGAGTTTCTCCCAGGCTGTTCTGTCTCAGCAAGATCATGTGTCAGCACAGTTGGGTGCACAGAGGGAAGTGCTGCGTTTTACTGAAAAGGCCCAGGAAGAACTGCCTTTAAACAGACAGACAAAGCCGATTGAAAGTGAGTCTTCAGAGCACGCTGTTCCATCTTTGTTTCTACCCATGGAAAGAgagcattcatttattccactgCCTTTTGCTGAGGTAAAATCTAAAGACATCAATGAATTGTATTCAGGCAAGAATGAACGTGCAGCCCCCTCAAGCGTTTCTGTGAGCCCAAGACTTCAAGATagatttttgagtttttcacaGCCTGTCTTAGCTCAGCAAGATAATCTGGGACTTCAGAAGCAGCTGGACCTTCAAAGAGAAGTTCTGCATTATAGTCAAAAAGCCCAAAAAGAATTGCTTGTACAGAGACAAGCAGCATTACAGCAGCAGATACAGAAACATCAAGAGACTTTgaaggatttctttaaaaacagtcaG ACAAGTAAGCCcacagttgaaaataattttgaaacccAGAAGCTCAAAGAATGGCTTCCTCATCTCCAAGATCTAGCAAAAGATGATCAGGAAAACATCAGTCCTGCAGATAGGAgcagctgggatgaaaatcaacTCCTTTCTGAAGATAGTAAAGCCAAGCAAAGTG GTGAGcatctggataaagaagtgggTAGGAGACCCTCCAAGCCACCTGTAGCAAAAGTTAAATGTGGATTGGACTTGACCCCACATGAACTTAGTGCTATACAAGAGGTAGAATCACCAGCAAGCGGCAGAACTTCTATGCTAG GTAAATCAGAGTTTTATCAAGACAGGGACCCCCTGAGGGTCTCAATAAGTCGAGAACAAAGTTTTCTTGGGAGCCCCCTGGACCGTGATCCACGTGGTCACCTTCACCCAGTTGCCCAGGAGAACATCCGTGATGCCGACTCTGCTGAAGcag TCAAAGTCGAGGAGGCTGTGGCTGAGAATCATGCAGTATTAAGCCACGCTGTGGAGAAGGAAGAACATCCATATCTGGGTCCAAGTGTGAAGCCAGATGAGAAG GCTGAAACACAAGAAGTTTATCGTGAGCCATTATCTTCAATAACAGTTTCTACTGGGAGTATTTTAAGTTATGAAAACACAGATTTGAGCCTTACAGATCGAG AGTCATTTTCAGAGCACATGGACCATAGGGAACAAGAATCTCCTGCCggcaaagaagaggaaacaaacgTTTTCAGTTCTTTAGCTCCTTCAACACAAGTTACTTATCAAAGGCAGGACTCTCGGGACGTCCATAAACCTCTGTTAcctgcagtggaaacatttacatCTGGTCAAACACACATTCAGCAGATGATAGACAAGTATATAAACGAAGCAAATTTGATGGCTGAAAAAGCAGACTTGCGGG TTGACTTTGACTTTCCAGAACTAGAACACAGTTTTCCAAATTTGCATCGTCAGCTGTTTAAACCCTTAGAACCACATCCAGATTTTGATTTGTCATCATTCTCTGGGATTTTTCAAGACAGTAAAGACTTTTACCAG AGGTCAGATTCTTCATGTGAAAGCCTCCACACCGCCCTGTCACCCAGAAGTACAGCTTCTTTTACAGCACTGAGGAGGACCAGCCTGCACTCCTCTCTCAGCACCAGCCTGAACCAGCAGCCTGGCCCTAACGTGGCTCATGCTGCAGCTCAGAGTTTTGCTGCAGAAGATACTGAAG GGTCTGAACAATCTTTTCAAGAGCTTCTGCCAGAATTTTCTTCACAGGAAGGGAGCCAGCATGCTGATCTACCAAGTATTTTTAGCATTGAAGCCAGAGACTCTTTCCAAGGCATGGAAAGTCAGAACTACTCTGAACAGAATGAAgaatcacaaaacaaacaaaaaagtgttcATTTCCAGCTCTCTGTAGGAAATTTGCAAAGTTCAGTCTTCAATTCATCTGGTGAGGCTCATGTATTTCATCAGTTAAATCTACAGCATAGCACTCCATGTGGTTCAGCCTCCAGTGAATGCTCAATAAAAGACCAACTGGAAGGCAGAAAAGACAGACTGGGCTTTGAAGAACTGTCAGAAAGAGGGGTTGACACAGTGTTACAAGGTCAAGGATTCActgaagatgataaaaataaaacctgtggAGTTGTAAATATAAATCCTCAAGTAGAGGAAATTGACTCTCAATTGTGTGCAACAACAGTGGAGATAGGAACTTCAATTCAGACACCATATTCACTGACTGTTCCAAATGAAAGATGTCTTGAGAATTCAACTAAAGCAGAAGCTCCAAGAATCACAGGAAACCTATCTCAACTAGCACAGTCAGAACTCTTTGTCAGTTCTGGATCATTTTCATTACAGAGCTCTATTCCAGTCTGG GAGACAGAATCTGGCCATGGTATAATGGAAGAACCAGATCTTACACTGATAAGCACCAGTGATATCAGTATTGCTGAAACAGATTTTGCAAACTTAACcctaggagagagagaaaatgaggcaAAGAGCTGTTTTCAG aaacagaaaattcagatTATCCAGCTGTATCAGAACATCCTGTGGAGAAGCCAGCTGTGTCTGCAG CTACATCAGAGACCTTACAAGAAgcatttgtaa